A window of Salvia splendens isolate huo1 chromosome 8, SspV2, whole genome shotgun sequence genomic DNA:
TTGTGCATGTGCAGCGTAACTGCATGGGTACTTCAAATGCCAGTTGTATGTAATTTGCCAGCACTGACAGTGCAGCTGTCTCTCTAGTGGAGTATATAATTGAAGCTAATTTAGAAATTTTGAATAATGAGAGTTGTGATCTATACAGGTGCTTGATTAAGTGCCATCAGATTGACTCAAGAGGCTTAACTCTCATATTTTTAGCACACAGATACCCAAGCATCTCATttatttccctttttcttttggGTTTATTCTGTTTTGTCTTTTTCTTCTCCAGTTTGGCTTATCTCACTTGTTTTTCTCATCTTTTGGGTAGTGTTGTTTCCGAACAACAAAGTGAGGTTTGGTCAAATAATCCAATTTCTTAGGCCAAACCTTATGGATGGTAGACTACAATTATATGATCAGATGGGAGGTTGGGACATGGCCCTTATCATCCACATATCTTTTTGCCTTCAATAAGTTAGTCATCTTATTATGGCACTTCTACAATTTTGGCAGACTCCAAAACAAGTTGCTTAGTTATTTAATTTCAATAGTATTTCAGATGTGTTATTTGTCTATACCATGTGTTTTGTCGAGCACTAGACTCTTACTGTACACTCTATACAAGTATTCTTTTCCTGTATCTGTTGCTTGTGTTTTGGGGGAAGACATCATACAGTAGTGCGTTTTAGTTAGCATTTTGGAGGATATGAGTCATCTACAGTATTTTCATTAACTGCTCTGAGTATATGTAGGCTCACTTCCTTTCAGCTGGTGAAAGTCAAATTGAAATCTacatttctttttatgttttgcTCATGCATTGTATGCTAAACTTCTCTTAGAATTACCCATGTGTTTGCTTGTAGTTTGCAGTTGAAATGTAGCTGATTTTACTTTGAAACAAATATTAGAGCTGCATCCTTATGAATTGCAATTTTAGTTCAACCTATGATATTAATTTTCTTGATATTTGCTTCTCAAGGACATCCTTGGATTTCTTTCTACACTGAACCGTCGTTAAAGGTGCGAAGCCTTGATCCAAAGAAGAAGTTAGTAAGATTGACATTAAGGCAGCTAACTATTACTCATGGGCCAGAGTCGGAGAGAAAAAGGAACGTATACGAAGACAGTCTCAGTGATGACTCTACCCCTACTCCAGCCTCTAGTCGTTCGTGTGAGGAAGAAGACACAGGGCTGGTGGATATACTAGCTGTGGCTATTTCACGCGTACGTATATCTGAGCCAAAACGAAGCCGGATCTGCAGCCCCTCGAGGCCAATCCAACAGGAATGCTCCTCTAACATCAAAACCAGTAACCTCTGTACAGCATTCTGATCATCGCTGAAACGTCTCGGAGTTTTAAATGTTGCTGGGATGGAAATAACTTATGGTGGCTTGCTTGAACCTAACAAGATGGATATATCACTCATTGTTGGAGACTGGTGACCTAATTTCTCATGTATAAATAACTACGAATAACAAGAACTGATCGATTATCTGGTAACCAGAATCCTGTAAATTCTACCTCCATTTAACCCACTGATATATTGAGTTTTTTTTGGAAGGCCACGTTTGGCTACACTGGTTCACTCCAAACTCATATTTTAATTCTACTGTTTAAAATGGTGCACTAATACACGGGGTCTTCTATTTCTTCTGTCTAAATTGAcaattttttatgtgaaaactcCAACAAGTTTTCATTTCAAACTGCCCCGGGAATTATTGAATTGGACTAGACTACAAATTTGGACTGTAAATAGAAAAAGCAAGCCACGTTTTGGCAATATCGTAACAATTGATCAAGTGTAGACAGGCAAGATTGGGGCATTACACTGTCAACATAAATAAGTGGGCCATTTCAACTTAGATCTCTCCCTTTTTTAAATGCAATTTATGTACAGAGATTATACTTTCTTGGTTCTAAATGGTATTAAAAACAAGATTCtaaaattgtaattgtaattgtaattgtaattgtaattacgAAATGAGTCTTAAGTAGAAGTGGGCCTATCACAGATGGGTCATGGCCCATCTTATCTCTACCTTTGTTGCCGCCACTGTGGAGAGAGAGTCCATCCATAATTAATCTTGTTATTACCATATCTATTACTGAAGATATTTGAGTAGAATAAATCAacccaataaataaataatgatggTCATGAGTGCATACCACTCAAGTTTATCCATCTGCAGGCTCTTAATAATTCGTTATCAGATATATTAGAATTAAAtgattcattttattaattccaCGATGTGtctctaaaataaaataaatgattaaacaagaaaaatgaaatttcgAATTGATGATTGATACAGCTGTTAGGAGATAGAGATCCCAATCATATTTAATGCTTAAGAGTCTTCATGAACACATCGAAAAGACCATTCCAAAAATTGGACTAAGGTAAGGACCCATTTCACAAAATCTACTTGTCCCTAAGAATTCTATAATTTGGGAATTTAGTATCAAAACATTACAATTCCTAATTCATTACTCTCAACGTACCAGAAAGTTTATTACATTTTTTCATTCGTCattcccataaaatttgtcagTTCACTTTTTACCACTTTTACTAGTATACTTATATTCCACAAACTCATTTTCACTTACatcttattataaaactaatacctCATTCGTTCTATAAtagtggagacatttctttctggcacgaagattaagaaaaaagtgtgtaattaaataaaagataattagtcggaaagaagaaaaagtcgagagaataaagtaagagaaatggaaaagtaagtgagaatagatgtgttgatttttactaaaaaaagaaatgactattatggaacgtacaaaaatgacaaaatgactctactactatagaacaaatggagtatataaaagtgggatacacattctactaatttttttaacttattttttattacatttattaaaatccaTACATGATCTGACAAAATTTATAGATTAgagagtaaaaaagaaaaagaaaatcataGATACAGTTCAAactcaaaatagtaaaatagaaaATCTCCACATCAAAATTTTCAAGAGTCATATCATTCTACAACAAAAAACTAgtataaaaatcatcaaatataTTTCCACAGGCCATTTGCTTCCCAAAATCGCAACACATGCTCATGTTCATTAAGAGTGGAGACAGAGAGAGGGcgacaacaaaaacaaaacatcacTATTTTTTGGGGGAGGGGGGGGCCTCTCTTGAACTTCAAAAAACCATacaaaaaacttaaaaaaaatacatcatCCTGCATTAATACAACTCACCTACTGCTTTTAACtctcatcatcatcaccatctCTTATTGCTATAGATGAATGTTCTTGCACACTGATCAACTCCATCCACACAATCCAACTGAATGTTCTTCTTCACTCAGAGTGTGTACAGGAAAGTTACCCTTTAAAGAAAACAAGATGCATTACTGTCTGTTTTAACAGAATATCACAATTAGTGAATACATCCAAAACCATTGGTTTAATTTAACTCTGCCCCATACTCACCCCAAATCCGACAATTATGAGATAAAACCAATCTTCCCCATGTGAGATTATTCCTCACTCACCACTGCACCTACTTTCATCTCTGTCCAATTCCGACATGTGGGAGTCCGGCGATTATGACACCGGATCACCTATCTCAACCGCCAAAAACGGCCTTCACACCGATGGCTTCCACCAAAGAGGCCACTCATGGTATGTATCATAACTCCccttttccttcatctttttcTTGGTTTTTCGATAACCCAGTTTTAAAAATGCTATCTTTGATCCGTAGTTTTAAATATGCAATCTTTGATTCATACATAGGTTTGTTTCCACCGATATCCCCAGCGATTTCTTGGTTCAGATTGGCGACATCACCTTCCATTTACACAAGGTAGTTAATTCATGGCTTCTTTTTCGATTGATTCATCGTAACTAATCGAAACAACTTCTCTAGTTTCCTCTCCTCTCGCGATGCGCGAAGATGAACAGAATCATATACGAATCCCGCGACGCCGAGATAAACAAGTTATGCCTCGACGATCTCCCCGGCGGCGCCGACGCATTCGAGCTGGCGGCGAAGTTCTGCTACGGCGTCGCCGTCAATCTCACGGCCACCAACATCTCCGGCCTCCGTTGCGCCGCTGAGTTCCTTGAGATGACGGAGGATTTGGAGGAAGGGAATCTGATTTTCAAAACCGAAGCCTTTTTAAGCTACGTTGTCTTATCCTCATGGAGAGATTCCATCGTTGTACTAAAAAGCTGCGAGAATCTTTCGCCGTGGGCGGAGAATCTCCAGATTGTTCGGAGGTGTAGTGAGTCTATTGCGTGGAAAGCGTGCGCGAATCCCAAGGGGATCCGGTGGCAGTACACCGGAAAGCCGAGATCGTCCTCGAACGAGTCCAGCCCTAGCCGGGGAGGAGCCCACGTGCCGCCGGACTGGTGGTTCGAGGACGTCTCGATTCTCCGCATCGATCACTTTGTCCGCGTCGTGACCGCGATCAAAGTGAAAGGGATGCGGTACGAGTTGATCGGGTCAGCCATAGTCCACTACGGGAGCAAATGGCTGCCCGGTCTGGCAGAGGGAACGGCTGCAACTGCCCCCTCTGATGAAGGCTGCAGTATAAGCAGCATCAGTAATGCAGCCTGGAAGGGCGGCGGCGGCAACTTACATGTGATCGTGGCCGGGAACCAGGAGTTCCCGACCTCAATCCAGGCTAAGGATCAGAGAATGATCGTGGAAAGCCTAATCAGCATTATACCTCAGCAGAGAGACTGCGTTTCCTGCAGTTTCCTGCTGAGGCTGCTGAGGATGGCCAACATGCTCAAAGTGGCTCCGGCTCTGGTGACGGAGCTGGAGAAGCGTGTCGGGATGCAGTTCGAACATGCGACCTTGTCGGATCTTCTCATCCCTTGTTTCAACACGAAGGAGACTATCTACGATGTCGATCTCGTTCAGAGGCTCCTCGAGCATTTTCTAGTGCAAGAGCAGTCGGAGGGTTCGAGTCCGACGAGACATCCCTCATCGGACTTGAAGATGTACGACGGCGGGTCCCAGAGAGGGAGCCATCTGAATGGCAAGATGAGGGTTGCCAGACTAGTAGACAGTTATCTGACAGAAGTGGCCAGGGACAGGAACTTGTCCCTGACTAAATTCCAGGTTCTTGCTGAGGCACTACCTGAGTCAGCAAGAACTTGTGATGATGGACTCTACAGAGCCGTTGACTCTTATCTTAAGGTAACATAGCTAATAGTACTTAATTAATAAACGATACTGTATCTAGTTTTCGTAAAATCTAACCTAATAAAACGCAGGCGCATCCAACGCTAACAGAGCACGAGAGGAAGAGGTTGTGCCGCGTGATGGAGTGCCAGAAGCTATCCATGGACGCGTGCATGCACGCTGCTCAGAACGAGCGCCTCCCTCTGAGGGTGGTGGTGCAGGTCCTCTtctccgagcagatgaagataAGCAACGCGGTCGCGCTCAAGGAAGGCGGGGAGTCGCAGTACCAGCCCATGGTGCCGAACCGGAAGACACTGCTAGAGGGGACTCCGCAATCGTTCCAAGAAGGATGGACAACGGCGAAGAAGGACATCAACACTCTCAAGTTCGAGGTGGAGAGTGTGAAGGCCAAGTATTTGGAGCTTCAGAACGAGATGGAGGCGTTGCAGCGCGAACTCAACAAGCTGGCGAAGCCTAAGCAGACGTCGGCGTGGACCTCGGGTTGGAAGAAACTCAGCAAGTTTACTAAGATGACAGAAGCCAATGACACTGGATCACAAGTTGCAACTGCTGATCACACTAGAAAGACTCCTAGAAGGTGGAGAAATTCCATTTCTTGAATTGCAATTTTCCTTCtaattttatcttcatttaGCATAACATATGACTAATTGTgctgtttttgtttttctacatttggtttctgtttagaggAAGATGCAATATTGACATGATTTTCGTTGttattcaataacatttttagtATATGAAATTGTCACACAATCAAAAGTCCTATTGCTAATTGTTGAAACCATGATCACGATACGAGACTAAGAATAGCTTGCTATAAATGAGGGATCTACCATATGAATATTCCTTATTAGTGCTACATATTGCACAAAATCCTATAGAATATTCAAGATTTAGGTGTTGAAAATTTTGCATAATTTGTTTGGTGGTTTGATGTAGTATTATTTCTCAGTTGAATTGGCATTACAAGCATGATGAGACACCCCACTTCAAATCATGTcttgaaacacaaaaatatagACTCGTGACATAGAGTGGGGAACACAATTAATCGATGTAACAAGTTGAGGAATATTTACAAATTGATTTTACTATATAAGTACAGCTATTTTAAACATTAATCACACATTCACACACCGTAATAAATTCATGCACCAcatatcatattatattatattatattatattatattatacaaTGACTAGCTATCATTTTTTACTTGATTTGATCAAAGATGGGACTAAACTCATGAGTCTTTGTTCATGTTGTATTGCAAGAGTCTTGCTGCATGTGATCACCATGAACAAAGATTCATGATTGCAATCTCATGAGTTTGATTAATGTGAAAGTTGTAGCTAGCCACTGAATAATATGATACGTGGTGCATCAAATTTGTATCTCAATTTCTACTAATATACTACTTCATTCATTTTCATTGTCAATATCTTTAacaaattttgcattaaaacttatatcatTCACTATTAAGTGGATGCAGGAAGTAGGGATTTTACTAATTCTttgtaaataaaaattagaaatgtgTGTGGTTATCATGTCAACATTGGCTTTTTGAGTCCTAAAGTAGACTTGGCATGATACAATCCACTAGGAACAATTTTGCTACTTTGGGATTTATCAATGTGTGAATCTAATTGGATTTCGGATGATACTATCTTTATTGTGTACGttttttttgttcttgagtGATTGTACTTCAcctaaaaattaatactatgaaGACTCTAGATTAAGATGTACAAAGATATAGTGCGGGGTAGAAAAAAGAGAAATCATAGTACATGAAATCAACCAACATAAAAGTAGTACTACAAATTAGATCATATAGGTTTCTCACTTTTCACAGAGTTaagtataaataattaaaacattTACAATACCATATATGTATATACCAGATTATACAATAATAAATCAAAGCACAACTTATATTATACTTGAATTTAATTAGAAATACTTATTACATTCACAAATACCGACATACTCACTTACACTTGGCCTGCACTGATTACTCAAATATTGGTGCAATAATTACCTGGAAgataaaaatcaaatatttaataatacATACTAATCATTGATTTCCATCTATAATTATTAAATGGATGGAGAAGATATACGTGGAAACTATAAAGCGTTAATTTGTTTTCAATCAATGTACACTATCTGTAGCTTCAAGCAAAAAATATACAATCATGTGACAAAATCATTAGAAATTATTTTACGTAATAAGAATGTCATGTCTTCTTGAATTAAACAGAGATATGCTGTAGTATtacatatattaatataattgaGTTCAAAATCAGGAAATATATGTATTaactatatatttatattagaaATTTAGACATTTATACTTATGTTAGTACtaaaaaaagagatgaaaaatTATTTTGGGGTGAGAGAGGGTCGAACTCTCGACCTCAGGATAACTCAACTTAGCTATGAGACCTACGCGCTAGCCAACTGCGCCACCACCCCTTTGAAAATTACGaggatatttatatatttactttATTGAGGTGTAACAggatattttatgttttatctAAATTTGTCAGAGGGTATCATTGAAGATAATTTTGTCTTGGAAAACAGGGCATAAACTGAGGAAGAAACACATGCAATTTGGATTATATGGCACCCTCTGACAATATGAAGATAATTGTCACAAAAGATTTCATTGTTTACACAGATGATTTGGATTATATGACAAATCTTTGTCTGACAAAATAACTCTATATATGAGTTTAGTGTCAGTAACATAATAATGATCAGAATAGATAACAGGTGTTCAGAATATAAGCATAACTGTATAGATTAAATGGGTTTTTGGCTAGATTTGAATTCATAGAAACGGAGTTTAAGTGGCAAAAGCAAAATATATCAAAGTCCTAAAATCATGATATCTTGGATTTGCTTGATATTAAAACATCATTTAAAGATTTTATTTTCGCATTAGTAAGATTTTGGTGGAATTCTGTGTTAGTGATATTAGTTATAGTAATTATTGATAATTCATACCTAAATCATGACATGATTAGATACATTCTACTGATAATTAAGATGATGGACCAGCAAATAAGATAATTTATATTCAGCACAATTTTAGTTGGTTGGAATTTGAAAACATAGTGAAAGTGGTTGTTCCAAGTCTCAACTTTCTATTGCCAGCAACTAAAAACCCATGATGCAAGAAAACTaaaatttgaaagaaaaaaacctAATATAAGAGTAAAAGTGTGCAAAACAATCCTCTAAGTTAGTAGCTTTTTTTATAGAAATTGTCCCTCTCATTTTGATATTTAGATTGAACCACCAATTTTCTTAATAAAGCCCTTCAATTTATACAACTCCCACATTTTTTAACCAATGGAAAGTAGAAAGAATTTTCTACTCTCATGCTGTATAAAATGGAATTAGTTACATTTAATAAATGCAATCATGattcaagatataactaatggtaattaaattattaaattccaGAATCTTAATGATGGCCTCAGCTGTGATGTTATGGTTGGGAATTAATTTTCCCTTGAGAGTTGAGAATTGGTTCATTAGGTCAATAACTACCTCCATAGATCAAAGGTGTGATGAATATGATAACTTGTGGCAGTCATTTTCaatctatttttttatgaacTTTTAGTAATTATTAGTAAACACCATTAATTCTCTTTAACTATCCGACCATTTGTTGAACTACTCTGCATCATCATAGACTTTGTGCACAAATTGACCTGATTTTGTGCTCCAATCCGATTAAAATAGTATCACACACGATCACACACAAGGTGATGTACATAAATTGTAGGTAAATAATGCCCCTAAAATTTGGATtaatttagatttaatttatataaatacatttattattagtaattggagtattattttataaatatatataagagATAATATGAAAGAAAGATTTATGAAAAATCCACACATGATTTTGGGCTTAATTTGAAATAATTATGCAATATCCTGTTACATAATTAATCTTTtctaaaatatgtaaatattaaatttgaaaagttaatATTGTCCTAAATTATGGCAGAAAGATTAATATGTGGAGTATattatagtaatttattttaaattacttAATGTACATGATCCCATTTTTTATGTAAAATACTTAAAAAGCTATCAGTTTATGTACATTTAACATTTTTAACctaatgaattttatttcatttcatattAGACACACTAATAGGaaataatagtatttcattttttatggcATAAGCACatgacaaaataaaagaaaaaaatgattaaaatctGAAAAGAATACATGATCTACACTCAACTTTATTTAGTCTAatcaaataaaagaataaatgaTTAAACATTTAAAGAGAAGAATGCGCTTTGTTTTTGTACCACAGCATTTGCATGAAAGCTGGCATCTTATTAAAAATAGTTGGGTAAGATCTGACATATTTATCAATAATTTGGTTATGCTTCAATCCGCACATCAATAAACTccatataataaatttatttagaaAGTGGACCTATCCAGAACATTTCAATTTCCCAAGTTTGGCTATCGACCGGtccaaaatcattttttattattgcagtaaaactaaaactaaatcatcactataagaaaatttgAAATGAGAACCATATTGATCGATTAGTATTGCAATgtcttaatattttaattttaacgattaaaataaaacaacattGCACATGTTTGGTTTCTTGAATCACTCACAACTAAAACGATCAAATTTAAACCACCTGGTTGTCGTGGTTGCTAATGAACCATGCTTTTGCCTTTTGAATTTATCAACTTTCAAAATCCCTCTTATTCAATAACAAATTCAGGTGGAGTT
This region includes:
- the LOC121745353 gene encoding root phototropism protein 3-like; the encoded protein is MWESGDYDTGSPISTAKNGLHTDGFHQRGHSWFVSTDIPSDFLVQIGDITFHLHKFPLLSRCAKMNRIIYESRDAEINKLCLDDLPGGADAFELAAKFCYGVAVNLTATNISGLRCAAEFLEMTEDLEEGNLIFKTEAFLSYVVLSSWRDSIVVLKSCENLSPWAENLQIVRRCSESIAWKACANPKGIRWQYTGKPRSSSNESSPSRGGAHVPPDWWFEDVSILRIDHFVRVVTAIKVKGMRYELIGSAIVHYGSKWLPGLAEGTAATAPSDEGCSISSISNAAWKGGGGNLHVIVAGNQEFPTSIQAKDQRMIVESLISIIPQQRDCVSCSFLLRLLRMANMLKVAPALVTELEKRVGMQFEHATLSDLLIPCFNTKETIYDVDLVQRLLEHFLVQEQSEGSSPTRHPSSDLKMYDGGSQRGSHLNGKMRVARLVDSYLTEVARDRNLSLTKFQVLAEALPESARTCDDGLYRAVDSYLKAHPTLTEHERKRLCRVMECQKLSMDACMHAAQNERLPLRVVVQVLFSEQMKISNAVALKEGGESQYQPMVPNRKTLLEGTPQSFQEGWTTAKKDINTLKFEVESVKAKYLELQNEMEALQRELNKLAKPKQTSAWTSGWKKLSKFTKMTEANDTGSQVATADHTRKTPRRWRNSIS